A genomic window from Elaeis guineensis isolate ETL-2024a chromosome 3, EG11, whole genome shotgun sequence includes:
- the LOC140856299 gene encoding uncharacterized protein, whose product MDPADETRSGSRSVPPSAQFPEGASALADHNLARRLCQEILLPADVESLRSRQVTEMLSKFYPTMVELIYTMSELEAGYRRFENVRAAWKERSAAAEVEKAMLVDHLQQSADREAKLVDEVSRLGSELRSAKKEARHKGRAVRRLRHERDGVAAELQGEREQLRVSLEKLAKAEEELSIAQADADIAKAEAESAKDVLGRAKEEAR is encoded by the exons atggaccccgcggacgaaacaaggtcggggagccgctctgtgccgcccagcgcacagttccccgaaggggcgtcggcgttggccgaccacaacctggcaaggaggttgtgccaggagatcctcctcccggccgacgtggagtcgctgaggtctcggcaagtgaccgagatgctatccaagttctacccgaccatggtcgag CTAATCTACACAATGTCGGAGCTCGaggccggataccggaggttcgaGAACGTTCGGGCAGCTtggaaggagaggtcggcggcggccgaagtcGAAAAGGCAATGTTGGTCGACCACCtacagcagtcggccgaccgggaggccaagttggtagacgaagtctcccggctcgggtccgagctaaggtcggccaagaaggaggccagacacaaGGGCCGGGCCGTGCGCCGTCTGCGGCACGAGCGGGACGGCgttgccgccgaactccaaggcgagcgcgagcagcttcgggtcagcctggagaagcttgccaaggctgaggaggagctttcgatcgcccaggccgatgccgacatagcgaaggcggaggcagagtcggcgaaggacgtGCTCGGTCGGGCGAaagaagaggcaag